From the Hevea brasiliensis isolate MT/VB/25A 57/8 chromosome 15, ASM3005281v1, whole genome shotgun sequence genome, one window contains:
- the LOC110636574 gene encoding ribulose-phosphate 3-epimerase, cytoplasmic isoform yields the protein MLTTCLLLALTCYALAKMQQIFALSINDLTFLFLSGCVNIHFHFLNRHFVPNLTIGAPVIESLRKHTRAYLDCHLMVTNPLDYIEPLGKAGASGFTFHVEASRENWRELIQKIKSKGMRPGVALKPGTPIEEVYPLVECENPVEMVLVMTVEPGFGGQKFMPDMMDKVKTLRKKYPSLDIEVDGGLGPSTIDMAASAGANCIVAGSSVFGAPEPAHVISLMRNSVEEGQKNN from the exons ATGTTAACAACTTGCTTGTTGTTAGCATTGACTTGTTATGCACTTGCTAAGATGCAACAAATCTTTGCTTTATCCATCAATGatcttacttttctttttcttagtGGATGTGTTAatattcattttcattttttgaatAGGCACTTTGTCCCAAATCTAACCATTGGTGCTCCAGTCATTGAGAGTTTGAGAAAACACACAAG GGCATATTTGGATTGCCACCTTATGGTCACCAATCCTCTTGATTATATTGAGCCTTTGGGTAAAGCTGGTGCTTCTGGATTTACGTTTCATGTTGAGGCATCCAGAG AAAATTGGAGAGAATTGATCCAGAAAATCAAGTCAAAGGGCATGAGGCCTGGTGTAGCTTTAAAGCCTGGAACTCCTATTGAAGAAGTTTATCCATTG GTTGAGTGTGAAAATCCTGTGGAAATGGTCCTTGTCATGACTGTGGAACCGGGATTTGGAGGACAAAAGTTCATGCCAGATATGATGGATAAG GTAAAGACATTGAGGAAGAAATACCCATCCCTTGATATAGAG GTGGATGGTGGTTTAGGGCCTTCAACAATTGACATGGCAGCTTCAGCTGGTGCAAACTGCATTGTGGCAGGAAGTTCAGTGTTTGGAGCCCCTGAGCCAGCCCATGTAATATCACTTATGAGAAACAGTGTTGAGGAAGGTCAGAAAAACAATTGA
- the LOC110636565 gene encoding protein LYK2-like, translating into MATHTSNFCFSALVLLLCLLVPALGQNFLSCETTSSDASGYRCNANGSQDQCRAFAILSTNSYFSSLSNLSFYLGLNRFVIAAANGFSADTEFLPKDQPLLMPIECKCNGSFFQAEVTKTTIKGESFYGIAESLEGLTTCRAIQEKNLGIPPSNLGDNARLLIPLRCACPYSSEVGLATRILLSYPVSEGDTISNLAIKFNTTPEAIVSANNRSVANFKPESLVPLTSLLIPLKGKPALGPLAKPREPNSRFPESSIPVISPHKKKSKMWMVGIYIAVIGVVVGASIVAAVAFLLIQLKKKKQQNSSKEGDPELQQLSSSVRTTREKKVSFDGSQDGQIIDSTPRKVLVETYTVEELRKATEDFSSSNLIDGSVYHGRLNGKNLAIKRMKSETIPKIDFGLFHSATHHHPNIIRLLGTCLSDGPESFLAFEFAKNGSLKDWLHGGLAMKNQFIASCDCFLTWNQRLKICLEVAMALRYMHHIMKPSYLHRNVKSRNIFLDEEFNAKIGNFGMARCVHDDSEDPEFQSTNPASWSLGYMAPEYIHQGVVSPSMDIFAFGVVLLEVLSGKTPIARPNNKGEESIWLSEKIKSILLSENADELRKWMDDALDEIFSFDAAVTLANLARSCVDEEPCLRPSAEEIVEKLSRLVEESPEGKHMLICESSSKPLVKAAATSL; encoded by the coding sequence ATGGCTACTCATACCAGTAACTTCTGCTTTAGTGCTTTGGTCTTATTGCTCTGTCTGCTTGTTCCTGCACTTGGGCAGAACTTTTTGAGCTGTGAAACCACGTCTTCTGATGCTTCTGGCTACCGTTGTAATGCTAATGGATCGCAGGATCAGTGCAGAGCTTTTGCAATTCTTTCCACTAATTCTTACTTCTCATCTCTCTCCAATTTGAGTTTTTACTTGGGTCTCAATCGGTTTGTAATTGCTGCAGCAAATGGTTTCTCTGCTGACACAGAGTTTCTTCCCAAAGATCAGCCTCTGTTGATGCCAATAGAATGTAAATGTAATGGTAGCTTCTTTCAGGCTGAGGTCACCAAAACTACCATCAAGGGGGAGAGTTTTTATGGCATTGCTGAGTCCTTGGAGGGCTTGACGACCTGTAGAGCCATCCAAGAGAAGAATCTGGGCATCCCACCATCGAATCTTGGGGATAACGCTCGGCTATTGATACCACTTAGATGTGCCTGTCCATATTCATCAGAAGTCGGCCTAGCAACAAGAATTTTGCTCTCATATCCAGTAAGTGAAGGCGATACAATCTCAAATCTGGCCATTAAGTTCAATACGACTCCAGAAGCTATTGTATCTGCAAATAACAGATCAGTGGCAAACTTTAAGCCTGAAAGCCTTGTACCTCTTACATCTCTTTTGATACCACTTAAAGGCAAGCCTGCCCTTGGTCCCCTTGCAAAACCCCGCGAACCCAATTCACGTTTTCCTGAAAGTAGCATCCCAGTAATTAGTCCACATAAGAAAAAGTCCAAGATGTGGATGGTAGGAATTTATATTGCTGTTATTGGGGTTGTAGTTGGAGCGAGCATTGTTGCTGCAGTAGCTTTCTTACTTATccagctgaagaagaagaagcagcagAATTCAAGCAAGGAGGGAGATCCGGAGCTTCAACAGCTTAGTTCAAGTGTAAGAACCACAAGAGAGAAAAAGGTCTCGTTCGATGGATCCCAGGATGGTCAGATCATTGATAGCACCCCACGCAAGGTGCTTGTGGAGACCTATACTGTAGAAGAACTGAGAAAAGCAACTGAAGATTTCAGCTCAAGCAATCTTATAGACGGCTCTGTATACCATGGTCGTCTCAATGGGAAGAACTTGGCAATAAAGCGCATGAAATCGGAAACTATTCCAAAGATTGATTTTGGGCTTTTCCACAGTGCCACACACCATCATCCGAACATAATTAGGCTCTTGGGGACATGCTTAAGTGATGGTCCTGAGTCATTTTTGGCGTTTGAATTTGCGAAAAACGGGTCGTTGAAGGATTGGCTTCACGGTGGATTGGCCATGAAGAACCAGTTCATAGCCTCCTGCGATTGTTTCTTGACATGGAATCAGAGGCTGAAGATATGTCTTGAAGTAGCAATGGCCTTACGGTACATGCATCATATCATGAAGCCAAGCTATCTTCACAGAAATGTGAAGAGCCGAAACATCTTCTTAGATGAAGAATTCAACGCAAAAATTGGGAATTTTGGCATGGCAAGGTGTGTTCATGATGATTCAGAGGACCCAGAATTCCAGTCTACTAATCCTGCCTCGTGGAGTCTGGGGTACATGGCTCCAGAATACATTCATCAAGGCGTAGTTTCTCCAAGCATGGACATATTTGCTTTTGGGGTAGTTTTGCTGGAGGTTTTATCAGGGAAAACACCAATAGCAAGACCTAACAACAAGGGGGAAGAAAGCATTTGGCTCTCAGAGAAAATCAAGTCCATACTGTTATCAGAAAATGCAGATGAGCTCAGGAAATGGATGGATGATGCATTGGACGAAATCTTTTCATTCGATGCAGCAGTGACATTGGCCAATCTTGCACGATCATGTGTGGATGAAGAGCCTTGTTTAAGACCAAgcgcagaagaaattgtggagaAGTTATCAAGACTGGTTGAAGAATCACCAGAAGGAAAGCACATGTTAATCTGCGAAAGCTCATCAAAGCCTCTAGTGAAGGCTGCAGCAACCAGTCTGTGA
- the LOC110636573 gene encoding putative calcium-binding protein CML19 yields the protein MMNYNKFQEYERVFNHFDENGDGKISPFELQRCVGAVGGELSLAEAEAAIEYSDSDGDGLLCFEDFVKFVDGGQEEEKVKDLKEAFKMYEMEESGCITPKSLKRMLSRLGQSTSIEACKTMIAQFDLNGDGVLNFDEFKVMML from the coding sequence ATGATGAATTACAACAAATTCCAGGAATATGAGCGTGTGTTTAACCACTTCGATGAGAATGGAGATGGGAAGATTTCCCCTTTCGAATTGCAGAGATGTGTCGGTGCTGTAGGGGGAGAGCTGTCGCTGGCGGAGGCAGAGGCGGCTATTGAGTATTCGGACTCGGACGGTGATGGGTTGTTGTGTTTTGAGGACTTTGTTAAGTTTGTTGATGGAGGTCAAGAAGAAGAGAAGGTGAAGGATTTGAAAGAGGCTTTTAAGATGTATGAAATGGAAGAAAGTGGATGTATTACACCTAAGAGTTTGAAGAGGATGCTTAGTAGATTAGGTCAAtctacctccattgaagcttgtaaGACTATGATTGCTCAGTTTGATCTTAATGGTGATGGAGTTCTTAATTTTGATGAGTTTAAGGTCATGATGTTATGA
- the LOC110636575 gene encoding probable adenylate kinase 7, mitochondrial, with the protein MAGLSRVGVATATPALRGLGYLATSRAYGSAAAVQYDYDYEFDNQYYSGAEGSRNLLRDSRLPEPRLDSAAASDWGRGVQWVLIGDPAAQKHVYAEKLSKLLQVPHISMGTLLRQAYNPSSSLYIQIASAVNEGKLVPEEVIFGLLSKRLEEGYCRGETGFILDGIPRTRIQAEILDQIAEIDLVVNFKCAEENLVKRDFLTVGNSMSSVTDAGSVLKEKFRIYAEQGKALEDYYRKQKKLVDFQVAGAPGETWQGLLAALQLKHLGAVNSSQKLAA; encoded by the exons ATGGCCGGGCTGAGCCGAGTTGGAGTAGCCACAGCCACGCCAGCACTCCGCGGCCTTGGATATCTTGCTACCTCTCGTGCCTACGGATCGGCTGCTGCGGTTCAATACGACTACGATTACGAATTCGACAACCAGTACTATTCGGGGGCAGAAGGAAGCAGAAATCTGCTCCGGGATTCGCGGCTTCCGGAGCCAAGGCTAGACTCGGCAGCGGCGTCGGACTGGGGAAGAGGAGTGCAATGGGTGTTGATAGGGGACCCGGCAGCTCAAAAGCACGTGTACGCTGAAAAGCTTTCGAAGCTTCTACAAGTTCCTCACATTTCCATGGGTACCCTCCTTCGCCAAGCGTATAACCCTAGCTCTTCTCTCTACATACAG ATTGCAAGTGCGGTGAATGAAGGAAAGCTAGTACCAGAGGAAGTAATTTTTGGGTTGTTGTCCAAGAGGCTTGAAGAAGGTTACTGCAGAGGCGAAACTGGCTTCATTTTGGATGGCATTCCTCGAACAAGGATTCAAGCT GAAattcttgatcaaattgctgaaattGATCTAGTTGTGAATTTTAAATGTGCTGAAGAAAACTTGGTGAAGAGGGATTTTCTTACTGTAGGAAACTCAATGTCCTCTGTTACTGATGCTGGAAGTGTCTTGAAGGAAAAGTTCCGTATATATGCAGAACag GGCAAGGCATTGGAAGATTACTACAGGAAACAAAAAAAACTGGTGGACTTTCAAGTAGCAGGTGCACCTGGAGAAACCTGGCAAGGCTTGTTGGCCGCATTACAGCTCAAGCATTTGGGTGCTGTTAATTCTTCACAGAAACTGGCTGCTTGA
- the LOC110636576 gene encoding cellulose synthase-like protein E1 isoform X2 yields the protein MDMTVALASRHERNREMERGKYIPLFETKEAKGRVFYRLFAVTVFLGICCIWAYRISKMPRKGEDGRWVWIGLLGAELWFSLYWVITQAVRWKSVFRCTFKDRLSQRYKNELPEVDIFVCTANFKIEPPIMVVNTVLSVMAYDYLPEKLSVYLSDDGGSDLTFYALLEASKFAKHWIPYCKKFNVEPRSPAAYFASKSNLDHSHHNEVWVDIKKLYEEMEDRIEIATKLGRIPEEERFKHRGFSQWDSYSSQLDHDTILQILIDGKDPNAKDIDGCALPGLVYLAREKRPQHPHHFKAGAMNALDALCFFMDKEKSHDIAFVQYPQHFGNLTKNDIYSNSLRVGFNVEFHGLDGYEGPLYIGTGCFHRRDALCGRKFTKDCKFEWKKDDDHKTPKSILELEEETKPLASYTYEENTQWGKEMGLRYGCPVEDVITGLSIQCRGWKSVYFNPERKAFIGIAPTTLPQTLVQQRRWAEGDFQILFCKYSPLWYAHGKISLGLQFGYCLYCLWAPISLPVLYYAIIPSFYLLKGISLFPQVSSPWFLPFAYVISTQYIYNLAEFLWSGGTILGWWYEQRMWLYKRTSSYFFAFIDTILKMVGFTDSTFVVTAKFIDEDVLKRYEKEIMEFGDSSPMLTILATLAMLNLFCFVGVVNKVIMNGSIFRLCKTMPLQTLLCSALVLINLPLYQGLFLRNDKGKLPSSLALKSFVVALLACTSFTLLC from the exons ATGGACATGACGGTTGCTTTGGCTTCTCGACATGAGAGAAACAGAGAGATGGAAAGAGGGAAGTATATTCCATTGTTTGAAACAAAAGAAGCCAAGGGTAGAGTCTTTTACAGGCTCTTTGCTGTGACAGTGTTTCTTGGTATATGCTGCATATGGGCTTATAGAATTAGTAAGATGCCAAGAAAGGGAGAAGATGGAAGATGGGTTTGGATTGGGTTGCTAGGAGCTGAGTTATGGTTCAGTCTTTACTGGGTCATCACTCAAGCTGTCAGGTGGAAATCAGTCTTCCGGTGCACCTTCAAGGACAGGCTCTCTCAGAG GTACAAGAATGAGTTGCCTGAGGTAGATATATTTGTATGCACAGCAAATTTCAAGATAGAGCCACCAATAATGGTGGTTAATACAGTATTATCGGTAATGGCGTATGATTATTTACCAGAAAAACTTAGTGTGTATCTGTCGGACGATGGTGGATCAGACCTTACATTTTATGCTCTCTTAGAGGCCTCCAAGTTTGCAAAACATTGGATACCATATTGTAAGAAATTCAATGTGGAACCAAGGTCACCTGCTGCTTATTTTGCTTCCAAATCTAATCTGGATCATTCTCATCACAATGAGGTTTGGGTTGATATTAAG aaattatatgaagaaatGGAAGACCGAATTGAAATTGCAACCAAGCTAGGTCGAATCCCTGAAGAAGAACGCTTCAAACATAGAGGATTTTCACAGTGGGATTCATACTCTTCACAACTTGACCATGACACTATTCTTCAa ATCTTGATAGATGGGAAAGATCCAAATGCCAAAGATATTGATGGGTGTGCTTTGCCTGGTCTAGTATACCTTGCTAGAGAGAAGAGACCCCAACATCCACACCATTTCAAAGCTGGGGCTATGAATGCCTTG GATGCACTCTGCTTCTTCATGGATAAAGAGAAAAGCCATGACATTGCTTTTGTGCAATATCCACAGCACTTTGGAAATCTTACGAAGAATGATATATATAGCAACTCATTACGAGTTGGTTTCAAT GTGGAATTCCATGGTTTGGATGGTTATGAAGGCCCTCTATACATTGGAACTGGCTGCTTTCATAGGAGAGATGCTCTCTGTGGAAGGAAATTCACTAAAGATTGCAAGTTTGAATGGAAGAAAGATGATGATCATAAGACACCAAAGAGTATACTGGAATTAGAAGAAGAAACAAAACCTCTTGCAAGCTATACTTACGAGGAAAACACTCAATGGGGAAAAGAG ATGGGGCTAAGATACGGGTGTCCGGTCGAAGACGTTATTACTGGGTTGTCAATCCAATGCAGAGGATGGAAGTCAGTGTATTTCAATCCAGAAAGGAAGGCATTCATAGGTATTGCACCAACTACCTTGCCTCAGACACTGGTGCAGCAAAGGAGATGGGCTGAAGGTGATTTCCAGATTTTGTTCTGTAAGTATAGCCCTTTATGGTATGCCCATGGAAAGATTAGCCTTGGCCTACAATTTGGGTATTGCTTATATTGTCTCTGGGCTCCAATCAGCTTGCCAGTATTATATTACGCTATCATCCCTTCTTTTTATCTCCTTAAAGGCATATCGTTGTTCCCACAG GTCTCAAGCCCATGGTTCCTACCTTTTGCTTATGTAATATCTACTCAATATATTTATAACCTAGCTGAATTCCTGTGGTCTGGGGGCACAATACTTGGCTGGTGGTATGAACAGCGAATGTGGTTATATAAAAGAACAAGCTCCTACTTCTTTGCCTTCATTGACACCATTTTAAAGATGGTAGGATTCACTGATTCAACATTTGTAGTCACTGCAAAATTTATCGATGAAGATGTGTTGAAAAGGTATGAGAAAGAGATAATGGAATTTGGAGATTCCTCTCCAATGCTCACCATCTTAGCAACACTTGCAATGCTCAACCTGTTCTGCTTTGTTGGAGTTGTGAATAAGGTGATCATGAATGGCAGTATTTTTAGGCTTTGCAAGACTATGCCTTTGCAAACTCTTCTTTGTAGTGCTTTGGTTCTTATTAACTTGCCTTTGTATCAAGGCCTTTTCCTAAGGAATGATAAGGGCAAGTTACCAAGTTCTCTAGCTCTCAAATCATTTGTTGTAGCTCTTCTTGCTTGTACTAGCTTCACTCTTCTCTGTTGA
- the LOC110636576 gene encoding cellulose synthase-like protein E1 isoform X1, with protein sequence MDMTVALASRHERNREMERGKYIPLFETKEAKGRVFYRLFAVTVFLGICCIWAYRISKMPRKGEDGRWVWIGLLGAELWFSLYWVITQAVRWKSVFRCTFKDRLSQRYKNELPEVDIFVCTANFKIEPPIMVVNTVLSVMAYDYLPEKLSVYLSDDGGSDLTFYALLEASKFAKHWIPYCKKFNVEPRSPAAYFASKSNLDHSHHNEVWVDIKKLYEEMEDRIEIATKLGRIPEEERFKHRGFSQWDSYSSQLDHDTILQILIDGKDPNAKDIDGCALPGLVYLAREKRPQHPHHFKAGAMNALIRVSSKISNGPIILNLDCDMYSNNSLSIQDALCFFMDKEKSHDIAFVQYPQHFGNLTKNDIYSNSLRVGFNVEFHGLDGYEGPLYIGTGCFHRRDALCGRKFTKDCKFEWKKDDDHKTPKSILELEEETKPLASYTYEENTQWGKEMGLRYGCPVEDVITGLSIQCRGWKSVYFNPERKAFIGIAPTTLPQTLVQQRRWAEGDFQILFCKYSPLWYAHGKISLGLQFGYCLYCLWAPISLPVLYYAIIPSFYLLKGISLFPQVSSPWFLPFAYVISTQYIYNLAEFLWSGGTILGWWYEQRMWLYKRTSSYFFAFIDTILKMVGFTDSTFVVTAKFIDEDVLKRYEKEIMEFGDSSPMLTILATLAMLNLFCFVGVVNKVIMNGSIFRLCKTMPLQTLLCSALVLINLPLYQGLFLRNDKGKLPSSLALKSFVVALLACTSFTLLC encoded by the exons ATGGACATGACGGTTGCTTTGGCTTCTCGACATGAGAGAAACAGAGAGATGGAAAGAGGGAAGTATATTCCATTGTTTGAAACAAAAGAAGCCAAGGGTAGAGTCTTTTACAGGCTCTTTGCTGTGACAGTGTTTCTTGGTATATGCTGCATATGGGCTTATAGAATTAGTAAGATGCCAAGAAAGGGAGAAGATGGAAGATGGGTTTGGATTGGGTTGCTAGGAGCTGAGTTATGGTTCAGTCTTTACTGGGTCATCACTCAAGCTGTCAGGTGGAAATCAGTCTTCCGGTGCACCTTCAAGGACAGGCTCTCTCAGAG GTACAAGAATGAGTTGCCTGAGGTAGATATATTTGTATGCACAGCAAATTTCAAGATAGAGCCACCAATAATGGTGGTTAATACAGTATTATCGGTAATGGCGTATGATTATTTACCAGAAAAACTTAGTGTGTATCTGTCGGACGATGGTGGATCAGACCTTACATTTTATGCTCTCTTAGAGGCCTCCAAGTTTGCAAAACATTGGATACCATATTGTAAGAAATTCAATGTGGAACCAAGGTCACCTGCTGCTTATTTTGCTTCCAAATCTAATCTGGATCATTCTCATCACAATGAGGTTTGGGTTGATATTAAG aaattatatgaagaaatGGAAGACCGAATTGAAATTGCAACCAAGCTAGGTCGAATCCCTGAAGAAGAACGCTTCAAACATAGAGGATTTTCACAGTGGGATTCATACTCTTCACAACTTGACCATGACACTATTCTTCAa ATCTTGATAGATGGGAAAGATCCAAATGCCAAAGATATTGATGGGTGTGCTTTGCCTGGTCTAGTATACCTTGCTAGAGAGAAGAGACCCCAACATCCACACCATTTCAAAGCTGGGGCTATGAATGCCTTG ATTAGAGTGTCATCAAAGATCAGCAATGGACCGATTATTCTCAATCTAGATTGTGATATGTACTCAAATAATTCATTATCTATCCAGGATGCACTCTGCTTCTTCATGGATAAAGAGAAAAGCCATGACATTGCTTTTGTGCAATATCCACAGCACTTTGGAAATCTTACGAAGAATGATATATATAGCAACTCATTACGAGTTGGTTTCAAT GTGGAATTCCATGGTTTGGATGGTTATGAAGGCCCTCTATACATTGGAACTGGCTGCTTTCATAGGAGAGATGCTCTCTGTGGAAGGAAATTCACTAAAGATTGCAAGTTTGAATGGAAGAAAGATGATGATCATAAGACACCAAAGAGTATACTGGAATTAGAAGAAGAAACAAAACCTCTTGCAAGCTATACTTACGAGGAAAACACTCAATGGGGAAAAGAG ATGGGGCTAAGATACGGGTGTCCGGTCGAAGACGTTATTACTGGGTTGTCAATCCAATGCAGAGGATGGAAGTCAGTGTATTTCAATCCAGAAAGGAAGGCATTCATAGGTATTGCACCAACTACCTTGCCTCAGACACTGGTGCAGCAAAGGAGATGGGCTGAAGGTGATTTCCAGATTTTGTTCTGTAAGTATAGCCCTTTATGGTATGCCCATGGAAAGATTAGCCTTGGCCTACAATTTGGGTATTGCTTATATTGTCTCTGGGCTCCAATCAGCTTGCCAGTATTATATTACGCTATCATCCCTTCTTTTTATCTCCTTAAAGGCATATCGTTGTTCCCACAG GTCTCAAGCCCATGGTTCCTACCTTTTGCTTATGTAATATCTACTCAATATATTTATAACCTAGCTGAATTCCTGTGGTCTGGGGGCACAATACTTGGCTGGTGGTATGAACAGCGAATGTGGTTATATAAAAGAACAAGCTCCTACTTCTTTGCCTTCATTGACACCATTTTAAAGATGGTAGGATTCACTGATTCAACATTTGTAGTCACTGCAAAATTTATCGATGAAGATGTGTTGAAAAGGTATGAGAAAGAGATAATGGAATTTGGAGATTCCTCTCCAATGCTCACCATCTTAGCAACACTTGCAATGCTCAACCTGTTCTGCTTTGTTGGAGTTGTGAATAAGGTGATCATGAATGGCAGTATTTTTAGGCTTTGCAAGACTATGCCTTTGCAAACTCTTCTTTGTAGTGCTTTGGTTCTTATTAACTTGCCTTTGTATCAAGGCCTTTTCCTAAGGAATGATAAGGGCAAGTTACCAAGTTCTCTAGCTCTCAAATCATTTGTTGTAGCTCTTCTTGCTTGTACTAGCTTCACTCTTCTCTGTTGA